GCGCTGGCCGCGACCGGCTCGCGGCTGGCCGTCGGGTGCGCCGAGGGCCTCGCCGTTCTCGAGATCGGCGAGGTGGCCGCGTGAACGTCGACGGCGCGTTGGAGGCGGCCGAGCGCTGGATGTCGCTGCCCCGGCACCGCAACGTGCGTATCTGCCACTACGCCGAGATCGTGGACGGCCACCCGCGCCTCGACGTCGAACAGGTCGACGGCGGCCCGGTGCGCGACCTGGTCGATGCCGCGTCGCCTCTGGACCGGGTTCTCGACATCGCGATCCAGACCGCCTGGGGGGTCGGCCACGCGCACCGGCACGGCGTCGCCCACGGGGACCTCGGGGCCGGCAGCGTGCTGATGACCCCGGACGGCACCGTCAAGGTCACCGGCTTCGGCGTCGCGCGGGAGACGGCCCGGCGAGCCGACGTGGCAGGCGTCGTGACGCTGGTGCGCGAGCTGGGCGGGCCGGCGCTGCCGGTGCCGCTCGCGGAGCTGCTCGACCGCTGCCTGGACGACGGGCCGCCGGTGGCGGACGTCGCGGCCGGCCTGGTGCGGATGTACCGGCAGCAGTGCGGCCGGCCGTACCCGCGCCCGGCGCCGCAGCCGCTCCCCCGCACCTCCGACGAGCTGAGCGATCACGGCCTGGTGCTGGCCGCCCTCGGCCGCACCGAGGCCGCCCGGTCCGCGTTCGGCCAGGCCCTGGCCCTGCATCCGGGGCATCCGGAGGCGACCTACAACGACGGGTTGCTGCGCTGGCGCGCCGGTGAGCTGACCGACGACCGGCTGCTGACCGCCCTGGACGCGATCGGGACCGGGAGTCCGCCGTGGCAGGGCGGCCATCTGCGCGGCGAGGTCCATCTCGAGCGCGGTGACGCCGCGGCGGCGCTGCCGCTGCTGCTCGAGGCCTCCCGGGCAGCCGGCGACAACATCCAGGTCGAAACCGCTTTCCGGTACGCGGTGCACGCCGAGCGCCCGCCCCGCCCGCAGCCGCGAACGGTGCGTGTCCGGCCGGGAATCAGAACCGACTCGTTGCACGGGGGCCCGGGGCACCAGGTCGACCACGTACGCCTGAGCGCGGACGGGCGGATCGCGGTGACCGCCGGCAACGAGACGGTCCAGGCGTGGGACACCCGGTCCGGCCGATGCCTGAGCGAGGCGCACGAGCACGCCGGCAAGGCCAGCGCGCTGCACATCACCGCCGACGGGCGACACGTGCTGTCCGGCGCCCGCGACGGGACCGTCTCGTGGCGCGCGCTCCGGGACGGACAGCTGCTGCGCCGGTTCCGGACGGGTGAGCAGGTCGTCGACGTGTGGGCTGGCGACGACGCGCGGACCGCCGTGATCACCGTCGAGAGCCGGTTCCAGGTGTGGGACCTGCGCGACGGCCGGCTGCTGCGCGCCATCGACCACGACGGTCCGATCGTGGCGGCCGCGGTGTCCGCCGACGGCCGGCGCGCCGTGTCGGCCGGCCGCGACCACGTCGTCCGGCTGTGGGATCTGCCGACCGGGCAGTGCCTTCTGCGCCTTGACGGTCACACCTCCCGGGTGCACGCGCTGCGGCTCAGCGCCGACGGCCGGGTGGCGGTCTCCGCGGGCGAGTACGACCCGGTGATCCGGGTCTGGGACCTGGCCGGCGGACGGTGCCGGCACCTGCTCACCGGGCACGTCCGCGAGGCGCGCGGGCTGGCCGTCAGCCCGGACGGCCGGTACGCGCTGTCCGGCGGCGGGACCGACCACACGGTACGGCTGTGGGAGCTGGCGGCGGGCCGCTGCCTGCGCACGTTCGCCAGCGAGTACGACGACACGGTGGCGCTGAGCGCGGACGGCCGGGTCGCGGCGGCCGGCGGGTTGACCGGCGTGGTGCGGGTGTGGGACGTACCGGCACCGACCGGTCATGCCGCGCCGCTCCAGCCGTGCCGGCCCCGCTCGTCCACCGAGGCGGAAGCGCTCGCCGCCGCCGCGAGCTCGATCCTCGACCGGGCGGAGCTGGCGATCGCCGAGGAGCGGTTCGACGCGGCGCATGCCCTGCTGGCCGGGCTGCGCACCGACCGGCGGCACGATCGGACGCCGCGAGCGCTGCGTGCCTGGCAGCGGCTCAGTGCGCGGGTGGACCGCGTCGCTGTCGAGGACGTCCTGGTCGCCCGGACACTCGGCGGTCACACCGACCGGGTCGCGTCGATCTGCGCCGGCCCGGACGGCCGGATCGCGGTGTCCGGCGGCCGCGACGGGACACTGCGGGTGTGGGATCTGGCGTCGGGAGAATGCCGGCGCACCCTCACCGGTCACACCGGCGCGGTGCTGTCGGTGGCGGCGAGCGGTGACGGTCGTACTGTCGTGTCCGCCGGCCGGGACAAGACGGTCCGCGTCTGGGAGCTCGATTCCGGGCGGTGCGTGCGCACCCTGACCGGGCACGACAGTCTCGTGTACGCGGTGGCGGTCAGCGCCGACGGACGCCGGGCCGTGTCGGGCGCGCGGGACGGCGACCGGCTGCTGGTGTGGGACCTGGACAGCGGCGACAGCATCCACCGCCTCGGCGGGCACACCGGTGGGGTGCCCACGGTGGCGATCACCGCCGACGGGCGGCGGGCCGTCTCCGGCAGCCACGACGGCACCGCCCGGGTGTGGGATCTCGACACCGGGGACTGTGTCCGCGTCCTCGACGCATCGCATCAGGGCTTCGCGGTCGCCGCCGTCCGGCTCGGTGCCGGCGGTGACCGGGTTCTCACCGTCGATGCGGGCGGCCGGGCCCGGCTGTGGGACCTCACCTCCGGCGCCCGCCCGCGCACCTTCGCGCCGGACTGGTCCGGGTGCACCGACGTGCGGCTCAGCGACGACGGCCGGTACGCGCTGGCCGCCGGCGACCGGCTGCTGAGGCTGTACGACCTGGCGACCGGCGACCCGGCGTACGACCTGCCGGATCGGCCGGCGGAGATCTCCGCGGTCTGCCTGAGCCCGGACGGCCGTTTCGTCGCCGCCGCCTGCCGCGACACGACGGTACGCACCTGGGAGCTGACCTGGCGGCTGCGACCCACCGCCGACCGTCGCGTGCTCGCGCGGCCTCTTGTCGAGGAGAGCGTCGCTCAGGGCAGCAACGTCATCGGCGCCGACCACGAAGGCGGATGACCGCTCTCCCGTGCGCCCTCAGTCGATATCGAAGACCTCCTCGTTGGCGTCGAATCCGTCCGTAGTCGTCACTCGGACCTTGAACGGGTTGCCTCCGCTTTCCGTACGAATGCGCTGCAGGTCGATCGACTCGGTCCGTTGGCCGACCGCCCAGGTCGTCCAGGTGCCGCCCCCGTCAAAACTTGCCTGCACGTGATAATGGACCTGAGGCGCTGAACCGACATCGGCATGCCATTCCAACTGGTCCGTTCCAGCTCGCCGTTCGACTCGGGCACCGGCGACCGCGTCGAAGCCTGACACACGCTCATAGGAACCGATCACTCTTTGACCGTCCCGGAACTCGATCCGGCTCAGCTGCGAGCTGACCGGCAGCACGGCCGTCACCAGGGCGGGCGCGGCCGGAGCGTCCTCGCTCGGCGGATGCACGACGACCGGCCCGACAACCAGTTCCTCACCGCGAGCGCCGAGCCCCACGGCGGTGAGAGCAGCAGATGGCTCGCCGACCCACGCCTGCCGTACCCGGTCGACCGACGTGACGGTGATGGCGTCGGCATCGTGGTTCCACAACCCGATGACGACCAGCAGATCGTTTTTGATCAGCCGGTTCGGCTCGGGAATCTCCCGTCCCGCCGAAGGCAGCTTGTCCTCTGCGCCGATACGGTCCATGAGGGCCTCGTAGGTGTAGGAGGAGACCCATTGGTTGGCGCAATAGCCCATGACGTCGTGCCAGACGGTTCCGTCCATCGCCTGCATCCGGATGTTCATGGCGGCATCACCGACATCGAACCCGACGAACCCGTCGGTAGGCCCCGACAGCTGCCCGGACGGGAACGGGAAGTTGGGGTCGAGCGTCCCCGGTTCGCCGCAGGTGCCGCCGACGTGCCGGCGGCCCAAGGTGTGCCCCTGCTCGTGCCCGGTGTACCAGTCTCCGTACGACCCGTCGTTGTCCCAGCCGAACGTCCCTGACCCCGTCGGGCCCGAGCCGACAGCCGATGGATCGGCCGCGCCCGCCGGGGTGTGCGAAAGACCACGCATGAACGTTCCGGTCGCCGGCGTGACCGATGCGCCGTCGAAGACGAGGCCGTAATAGTGCGTGCGTTTGTCGACACCCCCGCTTATGTCGAGTGCGCGGATCTGGGCGATCTGCGTGTTCGCCGTCGAGGCCGCCGTGCCGGTGACGGTGAAATTCGCCGCCACAGTCCGGGTGCTGTATACCAGAGAAGTTATCGGATAGGCGCGCAAGAACCACGAACGGATGAGATCGAGATCGATCTGCCGGGGCGCGTGCGAGGTCGAGTTCTGGGTGTACTGCAGACCGATGATCGTGAGACGATGCGGCGCACCGGCTGTGAAGGAAACCGTTCTGGTGAGCGTATCGGCATTCGTGCACGGTACTGTCGCACGATTACGATACATGTCCATCACCTGCAGCACTGATATCGTGCAACTGCCCTCGACGGTCAAGAAGT
This window of the Actinoplanes oblitus genome carries:
- a CDS encoding protein kinase → MNVDGALEAAERWMSLPRHRNVRICHYAEIVDGHPRLDVEQVDGGPVRDLVDAASPLDRVLDIAIQTAWGVGHAHRHGVAHGDLGAGSVLMTPDGTVKVTGFGVARETARRADVAGVVTLVRELGGPALPVPLAELLDRCLDDGPPVADVAAGLVRMYRQQCGRPYPRPAPQPLPRTSDELSDHGLVLAALGRTEAARSAFGQALALHPGHPEATYNDGLLRWRAGELTDDRLLTALDAIGTGSPPWQGGHLRGEVHLERGDAAAALPLLLEASRAAGDNIQVETAFRYAVHAERPPRPQPRTVRVRPGIRTDSLHGGPGHQVDHVRLSADGRIAVTAGNETVQAWDTRSGRCLSEAHEHAGKASALHITADGRHVLSGARDGTVSWRALRDGQLLRRFRTGEQVVDVWAGDDARTAVITVESRFQVWDLRDGRLLRAIDHDGPIVAAAVSADGRRAVSAGRDHVVRLWDLPTGQCLLRLDGHTSRVHALRLSADGRVAVSAGEYDPVIRVWDLAGGRCRHLLTGHVREARGLAVSPDGRYALSGGGTDHTVRLWELAAGRCLRTFASEYDDTVALSADGRVAAAGGLTGVVRVWDVPAPTGHAAPLQPCRPRSSTEAEALAAAASSILDRAELAIAEERFDAAHALLAGLRTDRRHDRTPRALRAWQRLSARVDRVAVEDVLVARTLGGHTDRVASICAGPDGRIAVSGGRDGTLRVWDLASGECRRTLTGHTGAVLSVAASGDGRTVVSAGRDKTVRVWELDSGRCVRTLTGHDSLVYAVAVSADGRRAVSGARDGDRLLVWDLDSGDSIHRLGGHTGGVPTVAITADGRRAVSGSHDGTARVWDLDTGDCVRVLDASHQGFAVAAVRLGAGGDRVLTVDAGGRARLWDLTSGARPRTFAPDWSGCTDVRLSDDGRYALAAGDRLLRLYDLATGDPAYDLPDRPAEISAVCLSPDGRFVAAACRDTTVRTWELTWRLRPTADRRVLARPLVEESVAQGSNVIGADHEGG